The following coding sequences lie in one Lysobacter capsici genomic window:
- the ybgC gene encoding tol-pal system-associated acyl-CoA thioesterase, whose translation MTCDSQFPIPDSRPNTQLFSWPTRVYWEDTDAGGLVYHAQYLAFLERARTEWVRALGYGQDGLRRDHGLLFVVAGMQIGFLKPARLDDALEVTVELRRCRRASLIFAQSVMRGLDRLIDAEVRVAAVDAQHQRPCAIPPELYAQLLARQVPGSGA comes from the coding sequence TTGACCTGCGATTCCCAATTCCCGATTCCCGATTCCCGGCCCAACACCCAGCTATTCAGTTGGCCGACACGCGTGTATTGGGAAGATACCGACGCGGGCGGTCTGGTCTATCACGCCCAGTACCTGGCGTTCCTGGAGCGCGCGCGGACCGAATGGGTGCGCGCGCTCGGATACGGTCAGGACGGTCTGCGCCGCGATCACGGGCTGTTGTTCGTGGTCGCCGGCATGCAGATCGGCTTCCTCAAGCCGGCGCGACTGGACGATGCGCTGGAGGTCACGGTGGAACTGCGGCGTTGCCGCCGCGCCAGCCTGATCTTCGCGCAGAGCGTGATGCGCGGGCTGGATCGGCTGATCGACGCGGAGGTCCGGGTCGCCGCGGTGGACGCGCAGCATCAGCGCCCCTGCGCGATCCCGCCGGAGCTTTACGCGCAGTTGCTCGCGCGGCAGGTTCCCGGCAGCGGCGCCTGA
- the ruvB gene encoding Holliday junction branch migration DNA helicase RuvB, producing MNDPRIIAPGATREDDAIEASIRPKRLDEYLGQQPVREQLKIYIEAAKQRGEAMDHVLIFGPPGLGKTTLSHVIANELGVNLRQTSGPVIEKAGDLAALLTNLQPHDVLFVDEIHRLSPVVEEILYPAMEDYQIDIMIGEGPAARSIKLDLPPFTLIGATTRAGLLTAPLRDRFGITQRLEFYNAEELTRIVRRSSQILGIACAPEGAAEIARRSRGTPRIANRLLRRVRDYAQVRAGGFIDRDVADAAMLMLKIDPEGFDDLDRRLLRTIIESFDGGPVGVESLAAALSEERGTLEDVIEPFLIQQGYLIRTARGRMATPKAYRLMGLKPRVENVSLFDQEPE from the coding sequence ATGAACGATCCGCGCATCATCGCCCCAGGCGCCACCCGCGAGGACGACGCCATCGAGGCGTCGATCCGGCCCAAGCGCCTGGACGAATACCTCGGCCAGCAACCGGTGCGCGAGCAGCTCAAGATCTACATCGAAGCGGCCAAGCAGCGCGGCGAGGCGATGGATCACGTGCTGATCTTCGGCCCGCCCGGCCTGGGCAAGACCACGCTGAGCCACGTCATCGCCAACGAACTGGGCGTCAACCTGCGCCAGACCTCCGGCCCGGTGATCGAGAAGGCCGGCGACCTGGCCGCGCTGCTGACCAACCTGCAGCCGCACGACGTGCTGTTCGTCGACGAAATCCACCGCCTCTCGCCAGTGGTCGAGGAAATCCTCTATCCGGCGATGGAGGACTACCAGATCGACATCATGATCGGCGAGGGCCCCGCCGCGCGCTCGATCAAGCTCGACCTGCCGCCGTTCACCCTGATCGGCGCGACCACCCGCGCCGGCCTGCTGACCGCGCCGCTGCGCGACCGGTTCGGCATCACCCAGCGGCTGGAGTTCTACAACGCCGAGGAACTGACCCGGATCGTGCGCCGCTCCTCGCAGATCCTCGGCATCGCCTGCGCGCCCGAAGGCGCGGCGGAAATCGCCCGGCGTTCGCGCGGCACCCCGCGCATCGCCAACCGCCTGCTGCGGCGGGTGCGCGATTACGCCCAGGTCCGCGCCGGCGGTTTCATCGACCGCGACGTCGCCGATGCGGCGATGCTGATGCTCAAGATCGATCCGGAGGGGTTCGACGACCTCGACCGGCGCCTGCTGCGGACCATCATCGAATCCTTCGACGGCGGCCCGGTCGGGGTGGAATCGCTGGCCGCCGCGCTCAGCGAGGAACGCGGCACGCTCGAAGACGTGATCGAGCCGTTCCTGATCCAGCAGGGCTATCTGATCCGCACCGCGCGCGGCCGCATGGCCACGCCCAAGGCCTACCGCCTGATGGGCCTGAAACCGCGCGTGGAAAACGTCAGCCTGTTCGACCAGGAGCCCGAATGA